DNA sequence from the Candidatus Methanomethylicota archaeon genome:
AATTTAATAGTAAAAGAAGATTGGCGAGGAAAAGGAATAGGTAAATTATTATTAAAAGAAGCTATAAAATTACTTAATAATAAAAAAACCATTGCTCTTTTTTCAAAACAAGAATCTATAGAATTTTATTTAAAAAATGGATTTAAAATAGATAGAGAATTTTATTTTGCAAAACTTAATAATAAATTTAAAAATAATAAAAATGAATTTAAAAAAAGTGATTGGGATGATATTATACATATAATGGATTTCTTATGCTTTGGTTATGAAAGACTTCCTTTACTTAAACTTATGGTTAATAATGGTTATGTATTAAAAAGAGGAATAGAATTTGCAATAATTCGTTATGGTGCTAAAGAAAGTACAGTAGGTCCAGTAATATCAAATGATGAATCTCTTCTTTTTCATGCTATGAATTTTTTAGAAAATTCTACTACTGTTACAACTTCTTATTATGATTTTCTTAAAATTATATTTAAAGTAACAAGAATGTATATGGGAGATCCTCCATATACTTATTATCCATTAGTTAAAGCATTTGCAGGATTGGAATATGGGTGAAAAAATGTTAATATTTAATACTAAAACTAAAATTAAAGAAGAATTCATTCCTAATGAAAAAAATAAAGTAAAAGCTTATGTTTGTGGTCCTACTGTTTATGATTTATGTCATTTAGGACATGCTAGAAGTTATATATGCTTTGATGTATTGAAGAGATTTCTTATTTCAAAAGGTTATGAAGTTATTCATATACAAAATTTTACTGATATAGATGATAGAATTATTAAAAAAGCAAAGGATAAAGGAGTAAATCCAAGAGAAATTTCAGAGTATTATATAAATGAATATTTTAAAGATATGGATTTACTCAATATAATTAGAGCTAATAAATATACTAAAGTAACAGATTATATAGAAGAAATTGTTAAAACTATAGAGAAATTATTAAAATTAGGATATGCTTATCAATATGGTGATGAAATTTATTTTGATGTAGAAAAAGCAGGAGGATTTGGTGAACTTATTAAAAATATAAATGAATTTTTAGTAAATGATATTAAATTAGAGGGTAAAAAAGGACCATTTGATTTTATATTATGGAAATTTAGTGAAGAAGGATTTGAAAGTAAAATTGGAAAAGGATTTCCAGGATGGCATATTGAATGTGTAGTAATGGCAATGAATAATCTTGGTGAAAATTTAGATATACATTGGGGAGGAAAGGATTTAATTTATCCACATCATGAAAGTGAATCTTTAATAGCAAAAGCATTAATTGGAAAAAGTTTTGTAAAATATTGGCTTCATAA
Encoded proteins:
- a CDS encoding GNAT family N-acetyltransferase: MKIRKAIHEDYEDLVKLSNEVNWNYEINDFILMEKSGISKTLIVEESDIIGMITIFDYGKIGWISNLIVKEDWRGKGIGKLLLKEAIKLLNNKKTIALFSKQESIEFYLKNGFKIDREFYFAKLNNKFKNNKNEFKKSDWDDIIHIMDFLCFGYERLPLLKLMVNNGYVLKRGIEFAIIRYGAKESTVGPVISNDESLLFHAMNFLENSTTVTTSYYDFLKIIFKVTRMYMGDPPYTYYPLVKAFAGLEYG
- the cysS gene encoding cysteine--tRNA ligase: MLIFNTKTKIKEEFIPNEKNKVKAYVCGPTVYDLCHLGHARSYICFDVLKRFLISKGYEVIHIQNFTDIDDRIIKKAKDKGVNPREISEYYINEYFKDMDLLNIIRANKYTKVTDYIEEIVKTIEKLLKLGYAYQYGDEIYFDVEKAGGFGELIKNINEFLVNDIKLEGKKGPFDFILWKFSEEGFESKIGKGFPGWHIECVVMAMNNLGENLDIHWGGKDLIYPHHESESLIAKALIGKSFVKYWLHNGLILLKGEKMSKSSSKAYIREIVEKYPAPIIRTWILLKHYRENMNFSEDDLNHAKEIYIKIKKASEKIEEGYDYEVNDYINEFISVMNDDLNTEKAIKIIEEVSEKKLKGSKKLFKLFEEILGIKL